A genome region from Populus alba chromosome 5, ASM523922v2, whole genome shotgun sequence includes the following:
- the LOC118029286 gene encoding NAD kinase 2, chloroplastic isoform X1: protein MVLCLFHVSIIMNRLSPVTGILTSCPCSFKLHNRDSKLVGCGFDLQRKERLKRKLKFVVSAELSKSFSVNLGLDSKKIGQSHDPSQLPWIGPVPGDIAEVEAYCRIFRAAEQLHAALMDTLCNPLTGECKISYDFTPEEKPLLEDKIVSVLGCIISLLNKGREDVLSGRSSIMSSFRGAEASAMEDKLPPLAIFRSEMKRCCESLHVALENYLTPDYDRSLDVWRKLQRLKNVCYDSGFPRLDDFPCHMLFANWNAVYLSTSKEDLMSKNSEAAFWRGGQVTEEGLKWLLERGFKTIVDLRAEIIKDNLYEAEVADAIAAGKVELIKIPVEVRTAPSMEQVEKFASLVSDFSKKPIYLHSKEGVWRTSAMVSRWRQYMTRSASQITTQRDVGSRQGPSIIIRGGSLSGQENGSLPEALDKDHGSNGASNEVVSPKDENGQSINGAYNDHASIQGSIPLEMVDNGVRFSANISMESDPLKAQVPPGDFFSKAEMSRFFRTKKITPPTYSKYQLKGFEKMLVSRTTGVATVPKVDGIDPELGFVEAKRSYGLGRGKNAPPKPQSSPADSDKHLNGSSNTSAVSGMNEHLARTSIKDDNKNNGVVSSASSDDDMCTIEGNMCASATGVVRVQSRRKAEMFLVRTDGFSCTREQVTESSLAFTHPSTQQQMLMWKTTPKTVLLLKKLGKELMEEAKEVASFLYHQEKMNVLVEPDVHDIFARIPGFGFVQTFYSQDTSDLHERVDFVACLGGDGVILHASNLFRGAVPPVVSFNLGSLGFLTTHYFEDYRQDLRQVIHGNKTLDGVYITLRMRLRCEIFRNGKTVPGKVFDVLNEVVVDRGSNPYLSKIECYEHDRLITKVQGDGVIVATPTGSTAYSTAAGGSMVHPNVPCMLFTPICPHSLSFRPVILPDSARLELKIPEDARSNAWVSFDGKRRQQLSRGDSVQISMSQHPLPTVNKSDQTGDWFHSLIRCLNWNERLDQKAL from the exons ATGGTGCTATGTCTCTTCCACGTGTCTATCATCATGAATAGGTTATCTCCGGTCACCGGAATATTGACGTCATGTCCATGCTCGTTCAAGCTTCATAACAGAGACAGTAAACTGGTGGGTTGTGGGTTTGATTTGCAAAGAAAGGAGAGGTTAAAGAGAAAGCTTAAGTTTGTCGTCAGTGCGGAGTTATCCAAGTCTTTCTCTGTGAACTTGGGTTTGGACTCTAAG aaGATCGGTCAGTCTCATGATCCATCACAACTGCCCTGGATTGGTCCAGTTCCCGGGGACATTGCTGAAGTCGAGGCTTATTGTAGAATATTTAGAGCAGCTGAACAGCTTCATGCTGCTTTGATGGATACATTGTGCAATCCATTGACTGGAGAGTGTAaaatttcttatgattttacgCCAGAGGAAAAGCCATTGTTGGAAGACAAAATAGTATCTGTGCTTGGCTGCATCATTTCGCTTTTGAATAAAGGAAGAGAAGATGTTCTTTCTGGAAGATCTTCCATCATGAGTTCCTTTCGGGGTGCAGAAGCAAGTGCAATGGAGGATAAACTTCCACCTCTAGCCATTTTCAGGAGTGAGATGAAAAGGTGCTGTGAGAGCTTGCATGTTGCTCTTGAAAACTATTTGACACCTGACTATGATCGAAGCCTGGATGTATGGAGGAAACTGCAGAGGTTGAAGAATGTATGTTATGATTCTGGTTTTCCCCGGCTTGATGATTTTCCTTGTCATATGCTGTTTGCAAATTGGAATGCAGTTTATTTATCCACTTCTAAAGAGGATCTAATGTCCAAAAATTCTGAGGCTGCATTTTGGAGGGGTGGGCAGGTAACAGAGGAAGGTCTAAAGTGGTTACTGGAGAGAGGATTCAAGACCATTGTAGATCTTAGGGCAGAAATTATTAAGGATAACTTGTATGAAGCAGAGGTAGCTGATGCTATTGCAGCTGGGAAGgttgaattgattaaaattcCTGTTGAAGTTAGGACAGCACCTTCAATGGAGCAGGTTGAAAAGTTTGCTTCTTTGGTTTCAGATTTCAGCAAAAAGCCCATCTATCTCCACAGCAAGGAAGGAGTATGGAGAACCTCTGCTATGGTCTCCAGATGGAGGCAGTATATGACTCGCAGTGCATCTCAGATTACCACTCAAAGAGATGTGGGAAGTAGGCAGGGACCTTCCATCATCATTAGAGGAGGGTCCCTCTCAGGACAGGAAAATGGATCTCTGCCAGAGGCTTTGGATAAAGATCATGGTTCAAATGGAGCGTCTAATGAAGTTGTCTCTCCAAAGGATGAAAATGGTCAGAGCATTAATGGGGCATACAATGACCATGCTTCTATTCAGGGTTCTATTCCATTAGAAATGGTAGATAATGGGGTAAGATTCTCAGCAAACATCTCCATGGAATCTGACCCTCTGAAGGCTCAGGTCCCTCCTGGCGATTTCTTTTCCAAAGCAGAGATGTCCCGATTTTTCCGAACTAAAAAAATCACACCTCCAACATACTCTAAGTATCAGTTGAAAGGGTTTGAAAAGATGCTTGTTTCTAGAACGACAGGTGTTGCGACAGTCCCGAAAGTTGATGGTATTGATCCTGAGTTAGGGTTCGTGGAGGCAAAAAGATCCTATGGATTAGGAAGAGGTAAAAATGCACCTCCAAAGCCTCAGAGCTCACCTGCTGACAGTGACAAGCATCTGAATGGCAGTAGTAATACTTCTGCTGTTTCGGGCATGAATGAGCATCTTGCACGTACATCAATTAaggatgataataaaaacaatggtGTTGTTTCCTCAGCCTCCAGTGATGATGACATGTGCACGATTGAAGGAAACATGTGTGCTTCTGCAACTGGTGTTGTGAGGGTGCAGTCAAGAAGGAAAGCAGAGATGTTTCTAGTGCGGACAGATGGATTCTCTTGTACCAGAGAGCAAGTAACAGAATCTTCCTTGGCCTTCACTCATCCTAGCACCCAGCAACAGATGCTTATGTGGAAAACTACGCCAAAGACAGTATTGTTGCTGAAGAAGTTGGGGAAAGAACTCATGGAAGAAGCAAAAGAG GTTGCCTCCTTCTTGTATCACCAAGAGAAAATGAATGTTCTTGTTGAACCTGATGTTCATGACATATTTGCTAGAATTCCAGGGTTTGGATTTGTTCAGACCTTTTATAGTCAAGATACCAG TGATCTTCATGAGAGGGTTGATTTTGTGGCATGCTTGGGGGGAGATGGGGTTATACTCCATGCATCAAATTTATTTCGAGGGGCGGTTCCACCTGTTGTGTCCTTCAACCTTGGATCTCTTGGATTTCTGACTACTCATTAT TTTGAAGACTACAGGCAGGACTTGAGACAGGTTATTCATGGGAATAAGACCTTGGACGGTGTTTATATTACTCTTAGAATGCGCCTCCGGTGCGAAATCTTTCGCAATGGTAAAACAGTGCCCGGGAAAGTTTTTGATGTCTTAAATGAGGTGGTGGTTGATCGGGGTTCTAATCCATATCTTTCTAAGATTGAATGCTATGAACATGACCGACTTATAACCAAG GTGCAAGGTGATGGAGTCATAGTGGCCACACCTACAGGAAGCACTGCTTATTCCACAGCCGCAGGAGGTTCCATG GTGCATCCAAATGTTCCTTGCATGTTGTTTACCCCTATCTGCCCGCATTCTCTGTCATTTAGGCCAGTCATCCTTCCAGATTCTGCAAGACTTGAATTGAAG ATTCCAGAGGATGCTCGAAGTAATGCATGGGTCTCTTTTGATGGGAAGAGGAGGCAGCAACTCTCAAGAGGGGATTCGGTCCAGATATCTATGAGCCAGCACCCGCTTCCAACAGTCAACAAATCTGATCAAACAGGCGATTGGTTTCACAGCTTGATCCGCTGCCTAAACTGGAATGAGAGACTAGATCAGAAGGCCCTTTGA
- the LOC118029286 gene encoding NAD kinase 2, chloroplastic isoform X2 — translation MVLCLFHVSIIMNRLSPVTGILTSCPCSFKLHNRDSKLVGCGFDLQRKERLKRKLKFVVSAELSKSFSVNLGLDSKIGQSHDPSQLPWIGPVPGDIAEVEAYCRIFRAAEQLHAALMDTLCNPLTGECKISYDFTPEEKPLLEDKIVSVLGCIISLLNKGREDVLSGRSSIMSSFRGAEASAMEDKLPPLAIFRSEMKRCCESLHVALENYLTPDYDRSLDVWRKLQRLKNVCYDSGFPRLDDFPCHMLFANWNAVYLSTSKEDLMSKNSEAAFWRGGQVTEEGLKWLLERGFKTIVDLRAEIIKDNLYEAEVADAIAAGKVELIKIPVEVRTAPSMEQVEKFASLVSDFSKKPIYLHSKEGVWRTSAMVSRWRQYMTRSASQITTQRDVGSRQGPSIIIRGGSLSGQENGSLPEALDKDHGSNGASNEVVSPKDENGQSINGAYNDHASIQGSIPLEMVDNGVRFSANISMESDPLKAQVPPGDFFSKAEMSRFFRTKKITPPTYSKYQLKGFEKMLVSRTTGVATVPKVDGIDPELGFVEAKRSYGLGRGKNAPPKPQSSPADSDKHLNGSSNTSAVSGMNEHLARTSIKDDNKNNGVVSSASSDDDMCTIEGNMCASATGVVRVQSRRKAEMFLVRTDGFSCTREQVTESSLAFTHPSTQQQMLMWKTTPKTVLLLKKLGKELMEEAKEVASFLYHQEKMNVLVEPDVHDIFARIPGFGFVQTFYSQDTSDLHERVDFVACLGGDGVILHASNLFRGAVPPVVSFNLGSLGFLTTHYFEDYRQDLRQVIHGNKTLDGVYITLRMRLRCEIFRNGKTVPGKVFDVLNEVVVDRGSNPYLSKIECYEHDRLITKVQGDGVIVATPTGSTAYSTAAGGSMVHPNVPCMLFTPICPHSLSFRPVILPDSARLELKIPEDARSNAWVSFDGKRRQQLSRGDSVQISMSQHPLPTVNKSDQTGDWFHSLIRCLNWNERLDQKAL, via the exons ATGGTGCTATGTCTCTTCCACGTGTCTATCATCATGAATAGGTTATCTCCGGTCACCGGAATATTGACGTCATGTCCATGCTCGTTCAAGCTTCATAACAGAGACAGTAAACTGGTGGGTTGTGGGTTTGATTTGCAAAGAAAGGAGAGGTTAAAGAGAAAGCTTAAGTTTGTCGTCAGTGCGGAGTTATCCAAGTCTTTCTCTGTGAACTTGGGTTTGGACTCTAAG ATCGGTCAGTCTCATGATCCATCACAACTGCCCTGGATTGGTCCAGTTCCCGGGGACATTGCTGAAGTCGAGGCTTATTGTAGAATATTTAGAGCAGCTGAACAGCTTCATGCTGCTTTGATGGATACATTGTGCAATCCATTGACTGGAGAGTGTAaaatttcttatgattttacgCCAGAGGAAAAGCCATTGTTGGAAGACAAAATAGTATCTGTGCTTGGCTGCATCATTTCGCTTTTGAATAAAGGAAGAGAAGATGTTCTTTCTGGAAGATCTTCCATCATGAGTTCCTTTCGGGGTGCAGAAGCAAGTGCAATGGAGGATAAACTTCCACCTCTAGCCATTTTCAGGAGTGAGATGAAAAGGTGCTGTGAGAGCTTGCATGTTGCTCTTGAAAACTATTTGACACCTGACTATGATCGAAGCCTGGATGTATGGAGGAAACTGCAGAGGTTGAAGAATGTATGTTATGATTCTGGTTTTCCCCGGCTTGATGATTTTCCTTGTCATATGCTGTTTGCAAATTGGAATGCAGTTTATTTATCCACTTCTAAAGAGGATCTAATGTCCAAAAATTCTGAGGCTGCATTTTGGAGGGGTGGGCAGGTAACAGAGGAAGGTCTAAAGTGGTTACTGGAGAGAGGATTCAAGACCATTGTAGATCTTAGGGCAGAAATTATTAAGGATAACTTGTATGAAGCAGAGGTAGCTGATGCTATTGCAGCTGGGAAGgttgaattgattaaaattcCTGTTGAAGTTAGGACAGCACCTTCAATGGAGCAGGTTGAAAAGTTTGCTTCTTTGGTTTCAGATTTCAGCAAAAAGCCCATCTATCTCCACAGCAAGGAAGGAGTATGGAGAACCTCTGCTATGGTCTCCAGATGGAGGCAGTATATGACTCGCAGTGCATCTCAGATTACCACTCAAAGAGATGTGGGAAGTAGGCAGGGACCTTCCATCATCATTAGAGGAGGGTCCCTCTCAGGACAGGAAAATGGATCTCTGCCAGAGGCTTTGGATAAAGATCATGGTTCAAATGGAGCGTCTAATGAAGTTGTCTCTCCAAAGGATGAAAATGGTCAGAGCATTAATGGGGCATACAATGACCATGCTTCTATTCAGGGTTCTATTCCATTAGAAATGGTAGATAATGGGGTAAGATTCTCAGCAAACATCTCCATGGAATCTGACCCTCTGAAGGCTCAGGTCCCTCCTGGCGATTTCTTTTCCAAAGCAGAGATGTCCCGATTTTTCCGAACTAAAAAAATCACACCTCCAACATACTCTAAGTATCAGTTGAAAGGGTTTGAAAAGATGCTTGTTTCTAGAACGACAGGTGTTGCGACAGTCCCGAAAGTTGATGGTATTGATCCTGAGTTAGGGTTCGTGGAGGCAAAAAGATCCTATGGATTAGGAAGAGGTAAAAATGCACCTCCAAAGCCTCAGAGCTCACCTGCTGACAGTGACAAGCATCTGAATGGCAGTAGTAATACTTCTGCTGTTTCGGGCATGAATGAGCATCTTGCACGTACATCAATTAaggatgataataaaaacaatggtGTTGTTTCCTCAGCCTCCAGTGATGATGACATGTGCACGATTGAAGGAAACATGTGTGCTTCTGCAACTGGTGTTGTGAGGGTGCAGTCAAGAAGGAAAGCAGAGATGTTTCTAGTGCGGACAGATGGATTCTCTTGTACCAGAGAGCAAGTAACAGAATCTTCCTTGGCCTTCACTCATCCTAGCACCCAGCAACAGATGCTTATGTGGAAAACTACGCCAAAGACAGTATTGTTGCTGAAGAAGTTGGGGAAAGAACTCATGGAAGAAGCAAAAGAG GTTGCCTCCTTCTTGTATCACCAAGAGAAAATGAATGTTCTTGTTGAACCTGATGTTCATGACATATTTGCTAGAATTCCAGGGTTTGGATTTGTTCAGACCTTTTATAGTCAAGATACCAG TGATCTTCATGAGAGGGTTGATTTTGTGGCATGCTTGGGGGGAGATGGGGTTATACTCCATGCATCAAATTTATTTCGAGGGGCGGTTCCACCTGTTGTGTCCTTCAACCTTGGATCTCTTGGATTTCTGACTACTCATTAT TTTGAAGACTACAGGCAGGACTTGAGACAGGTTATTCATGGGAATAAGACCTTGGACGGTGTTTATATTACTCTTAGAATGCGCCTCCGGTGCGAAATCTTTCGCAATGGTAAAACAGTGCCCGGGAAAGTTTTTGATGTCTTAAATGAGGTGGTGGTTGATCGGGGTTCTAATCCATATCTTTCTAAGATTGAATGCTATGAACATGACCGACTTATAACCAAG GTGCAAGGTGATGGAGTCATAGTGGCCACACCTACAGGAAGCACTGCTTATTCCACAGCCGCAGGAGGTTCCATG GTGCATCCAAATGTTCCTTGCATGTTGTTTACCCCTATCTGCCCGCATTCTCTGTCATTTAGGCCAGTCATCCTTCCAGATTCTGCAAGACTTGAATTGAAG ATTCCAGAGGATGCTCGAAGTAATGCATGGGTCTCTTTTGATGGGAAGAGGAGGCAGCAACTCTCAAGAGGGGATTCGGTCCAGATATCTATGAGCCAGCACCCGCTTCCAACAGTCAACAAATCTGATCAAACAGGCGATTGGTTTCACAGCTTGATCCGCTGCCTAAACTGGAATGAGAGACTAGATCAGAAGGCCCTTTGA
- the LOC118029287 gene encoding 1-aminocyclopropane-1-carboxylate oxidase 5, whose amino-acid sequence MAIPVIDFSKVNGTGEERAKTMAQIANGCEEWGFFQLMNHGIPEELLERVKKVCSEYFKLEREETFKNSTVAKTLNDLAGKKSGEKLENVDWEDVITLLDNNEWPSETPGFKETMAEYRAELKKLAEKVMEVMDENLDLPKGYIKKAFNDGEGDGAFFGTKVSHYPPCPHPELVNGLRAHTDAGGVILLFQDDEVGGLQILKDGQWIDVQPMKNTIVINTGDQIEVLSNGRYKSTWHRVLASPDGNRRSIASFYNPSLKATVAPAPALMEKDSEKINQTYPKFLFGDYMSVYAEQKFLPKEPRFQAATAM is encoded by the exons ATGGCAATTCCAGTGATTGACTTCTCTAAGGTCAATGGCACAGGCGAAGAGAGGGCCAAGACAATGGCTCAGATTGCCAATGGATGCGAGGAGTGGGGTTTCTTccag TTGATGAACCATGGAATCCCAGAGGAGCTCCTAGAGAGGGTGAAGAAGGTTTGCTCAGAATACTTTAAGCTGGAAAGAGAGGAAACTTTCAAGAACTCAACAGTAGCAAAGACTTTGAATGACTTAGCTGGGAAGAAGAGCGGTGAGAAATTGGAGAATGTGGACTGGGAAGATGTCATCACTCTCCTAGATAACAACGAGTGGCCATCTGAAACCCCCGGATTCAA GGAAACCATGGCTGAATACCGTGCTGAGCTGAAGAAATTGGCCGAGAAGGTCATGGAAGTGATGGATGAGAACTTGGACTTACCAAAAGGATACATCAAGAAGGCATTCAATGATGGAGAAGGAGACGGTGCCTTCTTTGGTACCAAGGTTAGCCACTACCCACCATGTCCTCATCCTGAGCTAGTCAATGGCCTCCGAGCCCACACCGATGCTGGGGGTGTCATCTTACTCTTCCAAGATGATGAGGTAGGCGGCCTTCAAATTCTCAAAGATGGGCAATGGATTGATGTCCAGCCAATGAAGAACACTATTGTCATCAATACCGGTGATCAGATTGAGGTCCTTAGCAATGGCCGATATAAGAGTACGTGGCACCGTGTTTTGGCCAGCCCGGACGGGAACAGAAGGTCGATTGCTTCTTTCTATAATCCATCGCTTAAGGCCACTGTAGCTCCTGCACCAGCATTGATGGAGAAAGACAGCGAAAAGATCAATCAAACTTACCCCAAGTTTCTGTTTGGTGATTACATGTCTGTTTATGCTGAGCAGAAGTTCCTTCCGAAAGAGCCCAGGTTCCAAGCTGCAACGGCCATGTAA